One Cryptococcus neoformans var. grubii H99 chromosome 3, complete sequence genomic region harbors:
- a CDS encoding dihydropteroate synthase encodes MPPDTITISSLTLHLQHGLGPSAFHLTPSPPCPALLSLTIHLVPNSVSATAAGDSMAGLRVNYSSVSKAVYALVNDAEKVWNGPWELMHAVSAIPLGFDDVQSVDIRLGLPKALLHALEAVYKASYTKYGEETDRNCTIRDLKVVCIVGLHEHERKEKQRLELDVKVREADWNVWGHKGFADEVYDFVSNSAYGTLESLNHELGQHLLKSRYLGDSTQSHLEITIRKPSAIPFATPSITIHRSQADYTPTLPSGSARNAQREALERVFVAIGSNIGDRVANITKAVRLLEEAGCKVLDTSRLYESEPMYVEDQDRFVNGVIELATSLEPLEVLRLLKQIEKAVGRTKTFTNGPRVIDLDLVFYGHRVVKIGNETDEEDEYGIKWLECPHKRLREREFVLRPLADIDPEFTHPALRRSVGQLLASLPTTFPPSLSPIIPLHSHVSPLRLSIPASPYIMAIFNTTPDSFSDGDLTRTEVVYALAACEKLLKGPEPPAILDIGGMSTRPGSEPCSEEDELSRVIPLVKAIRSSSDPIVASIPISIDTYRPSVAKAAVEAGASIINDVRGGQEPGMLRVMAEADVPVVLMHSRGDSKTMITADVQNYDSHGGIIKGVIQEMRVLVEQALKSGVKRWNIILDPGLGFAKSSSQSLTLLKHLPDIVLPGTGLERLPMLVGASRKGFVGQAIKRAVPKERSFGDAAVSSWCASSGVVDILRVHEPREMGEVVKMACAIRDAE; translated from the exons ATGCCCCCGGATACGATAACTATTTCATCCCTCACACTTCACCTGCAGCATGGCCTAGGTCCCTCCGCCTTCCACCTCACCCCATCCCCTCCCTGCCCagcccttctctccctcacAATTCACCTCGTTCCCAATTCTGTCTCTGCTACTGCCGCAGGGGACTCCATGGCAGGCCTTAGAGTAAACTACTCTTCAGTATCCAAAGCTGTATATGCCCTTGTGAATGATGCTGAAAAGGTATGGAATGGACCATGGGAATTGATGCACGCTGTCAGTGCCATCCCGCTAGGATTTGATGACGTCCAGAGCGTGGATATCCGCCTAGGCCTTCCAAAAGCACTGTTACATGCTCTAGAAGCTGTGTACAAGGCGTCATATACCAAATATGGTGAAGAAACCGACAGGAACTGTACAATCCGGGACTTAAAGGTAGTGTGTATTGTGGGGCTACATGAGCatgagagaaaagagaagcagaggcTGGAGTTGGACGTCAAGGTCAGAGAAGCCGATTGGAATGTTTGGGGACACAAGGGGTTTGCAGATGAAGTATACGAT TTTGTGAGCAACTCGGCTTATGGAACTCTCGAATCGTTGAACCACGAACTGGGACAACATCTTCTAAAGAGCCGCTATCTGGGGGATTCCACTCAATCTCATCTAGAAATCACAATCAGGAAACCATCGGCAATACCTTTTGCTACTCCAAGCATCACCATTCACCGCTCACAGGCCGATTATACGCCAACTCTACCATCTGGCTCTGCTCGCAATGCACAACGCGAAGCCCTTGAGAGGGTATTCGTGGCTATTGGCTCCAATATTGGTGACAGAGTAGCCAACATCACAAAAGCCGTAAGGCTTTTAGAGGAGGCTGGATGTAAAGTGCTAGATACTAGTAGGCTGTACGAGAGTGAACCGATGTATGTGGAAGATCAAGACCGGTTCGTCAATGGCGTCATTGAG CTGGCGACGTCGCTTGAGCCCTTGGAAGTTCTCCGATTGCTCAAACAAATAGAGAAAGCTGTGGGGCGAACAAAGACATTCACGAATGGCCCTCGAGTCATCGACCTTGATCTGGTCTTTTATGGCCATCGAGTGGTCAAAATTGGCAATGAAactgatgaggaagatgaataTGGGATCAAATGGTTAGAGTGCCCTCACAAGAGATTGCGTGAGCGAGAGTTTGTTTTGAGGCCGCTGGCCGA cATTGATCCAGAGTTCACGCACCCTGCGCTTCGCCGATCCGTCGGCCAGCTTCTCGCTAGTCTTCCAACTACGTTtccaccatctctttcacccATAATTCCCTTACACTCTCATGTTTCGCCTCTTAGGCTTTCCATCCCTGCCTCGCCATACATCATGGCTATCTTTAATACAACGCCAGATTCATTTTCTGATGGCGATCTCACCAGGACCGAAGTCGTATATGCGCTCGCCGCTTGCGAAAAGCTGCTAAAGGGACCTGAGCCTCCAGCCATCCTCGACATTGGGGGAATGTCCACGCGCCCAGGTTCTGAACCCTGttcagaggaagatgagctcAGTCGCGTTATTCCACTTGTCAAAGCCATCCGGTCATCGAGTGATCCCATCGTTGCATCTATTCCGATATCGATTGACACTTATCGACCGTCAGTTGCCAAGGCTGCCGTTGAAGCTGGTGCGTCCATCATTAACGATGTCCGTGGCGGACAAGAGCCAGGAATGTTGCGGGTCATGGCAGAAGCAGACGTTCCTGTTGTTCTGATGCATTCTAGGGGCGATTCAAAAACCATGATTACAGCGGACGTTCAGAATTATGATAGTCACGGAGGTATTATAAAGGGTGTCATCCAGGAGATGAGGGTCTTGGTTGAGCAAGCCTTGAAGTCTGGCGTAAAACGATGGAATATCATCCTCGATCCTGGCTTGGGCTTTGCCaaatcttcctctcaaAGCTTAACTCTGCTCAAACACCTGCCTGATATTGTTCTTCCGGGGACCGGGCTGGAGAGGCTTCCGATGTTAGTAGGTGCCAGTAGAAAGGGATTTGTAGGTCAGGCCATAAAACGGGCTGTACCAAAAGAGCGGAGTTTTGGAGATGCGGCTGTCAGCAGTTGGTGTGCTTCCAGTGGAGTTGTGGACATCTTGAGAGTCCATGAGCCTAGAGAGATGGGTGAAGTCGTAAAAATGGCATGTGCTATTAGGGATGCAGAGTAG
- a CDS encoding methyltransferase — translation MHQNNPYLKQKPDFARLASRYPKFAPFVNVSEDGYPSINFQDPTALRELTKCLLKEDWGLDVDLREDRLCPTIPNRLDYIYHVLDLEPHLPSSSLRPLRILDIGTGATAIYPILLSRLRPDSRIVATEIDESSYNHAKATLEKNNIPPSSITILNSPTPDPILFPLLECKGKSEDWDFTICNPPFFASSQEMLQGMEQKDRQPHAAPTASDNELITRGGELAFITSMIRESIDIGQRCTWYTTLVGKYSSLQPLVETLGEFKIDNYFVINIKQSRTSRWILGWSHNMTRLPDSITRPYDIMENTTFAQLLPSSNTVRFHAQSNISLTTLKANVLDVLRTVALNPSKDSPDPSQYEGKTQDSVLIAPRINTWSRAARRMAARQENKAEPEGQGEVNKPPTLFRCRIKYICNHSRPVDGSPSLEIDWVEGRREDREAWESFCNFLLSKLGLSRKRQAEAEPDGRLLKSSRSRSQGNRARGPMAV, via the exons ATGCATCAAAACAATCCATACCTGAAGCAGAAGCCAGATTTTGCCCGGTTGGCTTCTAGATACCCAAAATTTGCTCCCTT CGTCAATGTTTCCGAGGATGGATACCCTTCTATCAACTTTCAGGATCCAACTGCTTTGAGGGAATTGACCAAGTGcttgttgaaagaagattgggGTCTTGATGTAGATTTGAGAGAGGACAGGCTTTGCCCAACT ATACCCAATAG ACTAGATTATATCTACCATGTGCTCGACCTCGAACCACAcctcccatcctcttctttgagaCCCCTACGAATTCTTGATAT AGGAACAGGAGCCACGGCTATCTACCCGATTTTACTGTCTCGACTCCGGCCAGATTCTCGTATTGTTGCCACAG AGATCGACGAAAGTTCCTACAACCATGCCAAGGCAACACTTGAGAAGAATAATATACCTCCATCTTCGATCACCATACTGAATTCGCCTACACCTGATCcaatcctctttccattaTTGGAATGCAAGGGCAAGTCTGAGGACTGGGACTTCACAATATGTAATCCCCCCTTTTTCGCGTCCTCACAGGAAATGCTGCAAGGTATGGAACAAAAAGATAGACAACCTCATGCA GCCCCGACTGCGTCTGATAATGAACTGATTACCAGAGGGGGAGAACTTGCTTTCATAACGAGTATGATACGAGAAAGTATTGACATAGGGCAAAGGTGCAC GTGGTATACAACCCTAGTGGGAAAGTATTCGTCTTTGCAGCCCCTCGTAGAGACTTTGGGGGAATTCAAG ATTGACAACTACTTTGTCATCAATATTAAGCAATCCCGGACTTCTCGATGGATACTTGGCTGGTCTCACAACATGACTCGACTTCCTGAT AGCATAACCAGACCCTACGACATCATGGAAAATACGACATTTGCTCAGCTTTTACCATCTTCAAATACCGTGCGATTCCATGCTCAATCGAACATATCGCTTACGACATTGAAAGCCAATGTGCTTGATGTCCTTCGAACCGTCGCTTTAAACCCGTCGAAAGATAGTCCGGATCCTTCACAGTATGAAGGAAAGACGCAGGACTCCGTACTGATCGCGCCCAGGATCAATACATGGTCGCGGGCTGCTCGCCGAATGGCCGCAAGGCAAGAAAACAAAGCGGAGCCAGAAGGTCAAGGGGAAGTGAACAAACCACCTACACTTTTTCGCTGTAGAATTAAGTACATCTGTAACCACTCGAGGCCAGTAGATGGATCGCCATCTTTAGAGATTGATTGGGTCGAAGGGAGACGAGAAGATCGAGAAGCTTGGGAAAGTTTTTGCAATTTCTTACTAAGCAAATTAGGGCTAAGCAGGAAGCGTCAAGCGGAGGCCGAACCAGATGGTCGTCTCCTGAAAAGCTCACGAAGCCGGTCGCAGGGGAACAGGGCAAGGGGCCCCATGGCGGTGTAA
- a CDS encoding cytoplasmic protein: MSPHITQATELIDWIVSNGGYFHPSAKLRIDGSTGLSVFADKTINPDEKLVSCPFSLAVTSELATQAVCEIAGVEKGRLIWPKGHAKEGEPWNERMRIGAYLGFHWIYQERPETEWPRSLVHKTYLASLPPASNLSTPLYFTESELQLLSGSNLLGAVEDRRKEWSAESEVLRSILNEDGLTWERYLATATYMSSRAFPSKLLDLPSDSEMTPQSTRIDGVSKPVLLPGVDIFNHARGQPILWLSSLVSTPNGSQGVPSVSLVSSSICEAGSQLFNNYGAKPNEELLLGYGFVLDSNPDDIVNLRLGIASLPGPINERLQSKGLDARERFELKRNGEVDKRLLEMMRVLLGGGSEDDEVDDDDEHALHEKEEREMQLELDVLGMLGGMLEDKLEKLRAGSEIKVVDAREEVRRMCAVYRQGQMDILDAAMDKLSDRIERIESLMDEGMGGCPCCS; encoded by the exons ATGTCACCCCACATTACACAGGCCACGGAGCTCATTGACTGGATTGTCTCGAATGGAGGTTATTTTCATCCCTCTGCAAAGCTCCGA ATAGATGGGTCAACAGGGCTTTCTGTATTCGCAGACAAAACCATAAACCCTGATGAGAAATTAGTGTCCTGCCCTTTCTCCCTTGCCGTGACATCCGAGCTTGCCACACAGGCCGTGTGCGAGATCGCAGGAGTTGAAAAAGGGCGGCTGATTTGGCCTAAAGGCCATGCTAAAGAAGGGGAGCCATGGAACGAAAGGATGAGAATCGGTGCATATCTGGGCTTTCATTGGATTTATCAAGAGAGACCTGAGAC AGAATGGCCGCGATCCTTGGTGCATAAGACATACTTGGCATCTTTGCCCCCAGCTTCAAATCTATCTACACCGTTGTACTTCACCGAATCAGAATTGCAATTGCTGTCCGGCAGTAACCTTCTCGGCGCAGTAGAGGATCGCAGGAAAGAATGGTCTGCTGAGTCAGAAGTGTTGAGGTCCATTTTAAACGAGGATGGTTTGACATG GGAGAGGTATCTGGCCACTGCTACTTATATGTCCTCACGGGCGTTCCCCTCCAAATTACTCGATCTCCCTTCAGACAGCGAGATGACTCCTCAGTCCACCAGGATCGACGGGGTTTCAAAACCTGTTCTTCTCCCCGGTGTGGATATCTTCAATC ACGCTCGTGGTCAACCAATTCTTTGGCTCTCATCATTGGTGTCTACTCCCAACGGCTCTCAAGGGGTCCCTTCTGTCTCCCTtgtttcttcatcaattTGTGAAGCTGGTTCACAGCTGTTCAACAATTACGGCGCAAAGCCCAACGAGGAGCTTTTACTTGGATATGGTTTCGTACTGGACTCTAACCCTGACGATATTGTCAACCTTCGACTAGGAATTGCTTCCCTACCAGGACCCATTAATGAAAGGCTACAGTCCAAAGGTCTCGATGCTAGAGAGCGATTTGAGCTGAAAAGAAACGGGGAGGTCGATAAGCGTTTGTTAGAAATGATGAGGGTGTTATTAGGCGGAGGAAgcgaggacgatgaagtggacgatgatgatgaacatGCCTTGcatgaaaaggaggagagagaaatgCAACTTGAGCTTGATGTGCTAGGCATGCTGGGCGGGATGCTGGAGGATAAATTGGAGAAACTTAGAGCCGGGAGCGAAATTAAAGTGGTGGATGCAAGAGAGGAGGTGCGGAGGATGTGCGCTGTGTATCGGCAGG GTCAAATGGATATACTCGATGCTGCCATGGATAAGCTTTCTGATCGTATTGAACGGATAGAGAGTTTGATGGATGAGGGTATGGGGGGATGCCCTTGTTGTTCGTAG